From Nocardia sp. NBC_00416:
GCAACCTGGTGCTGGTGGTCAATTCCGGCTCGTCCTCGATCAAATATCAACTGGTGGATCCGGCTTCGGGCGCGGTCGAGGCGGCCGGGCTGGTGGAGCGGATCGGCGAGGCCGGCGGCGCGATCGAACACCGCACCGATGGGCGGACCGTCTCCGAGCAGGTCTCGATTCCCGACCACACGGCGGGGCTGCGCCTGGCGTTCGCGAAATTCGCGGAGACCGGCCACGATCTGACCGCCGCGGGGGTGACCGCGGTCGGGCATCGGGTCGTGCACGGCGGTGAGGTGTTCTACCGGCCGACCCTGGTCGACGCCGGAGTGCTGGCCGCCATCGAGGATCTGTCCGCGCTGGCGCCGCTGCACAATCCGGCGAACGTCCGGGGTATCGAGGCGGTGTGCACTCTGTTGCCGAATGTCCCGCAGGTCGCGGTGTTCGATACCGCGTTCTTCCATGGTCTGCCGGATGCCGCGAAGACCTACGCGATCGACGCCAAAGTCGCCGAAACGCACGGTATCCGCCGTTACGGATTCCACGGCACCTCGCACGAGTACGTCTCCGGCCGTGTCGCCGAATTCCTCGGCCGCCCGGCCGGATCGTTGAATCAGATCGTGTTCCATCTGGGCAACGGGGCTTCGGTGTCGGCGCTGCGCGGCGGGCGGCCGGTGGACACGAGTATGGGCCTGACACCGCTGGAGGGCCTGGTCATGGGCACCCGCTCCGGCGATCTGGACCCCGGGATCATCCTTCACCTCATGCGCACCGCACATTTGGACGTCAACGGTGTCGATCGTCTACTCAATCGCGGTTCCGGCCTGCGCGGGATGGCCGGGGTGAACGATTTCCGGGAACTGCGGCGGCTCATCGGTGAGGGCGACGACAACGCCCGATTGGCCTACGACGTCTATGTGCACCGCCTCCGGCGCTATCTCGGGGCCTATCTGATCGAACTGGGCGGCGTCGACGCGATCACCTTCACGGCGGGTGTGGGCGAGAACAACCCCGATGTCCGCGCCGACGCCCTCGCCGGACTGTCCCGGTTCGGGATCGCGGTCGATCCGGACCGCAATACCGCGAAAGACCGCTCCGCGCGCCGGATCTCTCCGCTGGACGCCGAGGTCGAGGTTCTGGTCGTCCCGACGAACGAGGAGCTGGCCATCGCGCGCGCCGCGGCCGCCGTCACCGCGACGGTCTGATCCGCGGGTTCGCTCAGTAGCAAGTGAGGGGCTGGAGCAGCTCGCCGGACTGCGGCCCGAGTGTCGCGTAGGCCGTCGCTATCGCCGTCACCGCGC
This genomic window contains:
- a CDS encoding acetate kinase — translated: MDGNLVLVVNSGSSSIKYQLVDPASGAVEAAGLVERIGEAGGAIEHRTDGRTVSEQVSIPDHTAGLRLAFAKFAETGHDLTAAGVTAVGHRVVHGGEVFYRPTLVDAGVLAAIEDLSALAPLHNPANVRGIEAVCTLLPNVPQVAVFDTAFFHGLPDAAKTYAIDAKVAETHGIRRYGFHGTSHEYVSGRVAEFLGRPAGSLNQIVFHLGNGASVSALRGGRPVDTSMGLTPLEGLVMGTRSGDLDPGIILHLMRTAHLDVNGVDRLLNRGSGLRGMAGVNDFRELRRLIGEGDDNARLAYDVYVHRLRRYLGAYLIELGGVDAITFTAGVGENNPDVRADALAGLSRFGIAVDPDRNTAKDRSARRISPLDAEVEVLVVPTNEELAIARAAAAVTATV